Proteins from a single region of Schistocerca gregaria isolate iqSchGreg1 chromosome 3, iqSchGreg1.2, whole genome shotgun sequence:
- the LOC126354296 gene encoding palmitoyltransferase ZDHHC20-like: MSEDTSCGTCQRLADCCLRISKWCPILVVAVIVLWSYYAYVVEFCVFSVDTTYENIVYLLVFHFLFVLVLVAYWRTSFTHAGEIPDNFQIPQPETSSQLDVNNCASMNEHLEEIVRNIGVKTRTATGDIRYCEKCRLIKPDRAHHCSACGKCILKMDHHCPWVNNCVGFNNYKFFMLFLVYAMLYCVFIGSSTLMYCIRFWKQQTQNNKWQVYILFLLSVMFLISIAPLFFYHCFLLLDNRTTLEAFRAPVFLHGIDRDGFNLGRSKNFREVFGENWLLWFLPVSSTPGDGVHFPLRIRNSGRTYNTVERGDSHFKRNHEYGEVK; the protein is encoded by the coding sequence ATGTCCGAGGACACCAGCTGTGGAACATGTCAAAGACTTGCTGACTGCTGCTTGCGTATTTCGAAGTGGTGTCCTATCCTTGTAGTAGCCGTCATAGTGCTGTGGTCGTACTATGCTtacgtggtagaattttgcgttTTCAGTGTGGATACAACATACGAGAATATAGTGTACCTGTTGGTTTTTCATTTTCTCTTTGTTTTAGTATTGGTGGCGTACTGGAGAACTAGTTTCACGCACGCCGGAGAAATTCCGGATAATTTCCAAATTCCACAGCCTGAAACATCCAGTCAACTCGATGTCAACAATTGTGCAAGCATGAATGAACACTTAGAAGAAATTGTTAGAAACATTGGAGTGAAAACGCGAACAGCAACGGGGGATATTCGATACTGCGAAAAATGTCGGCTCATTAAACCTGACAGAGCACATCACTGCAGTGCCTGTGGGAAATGCATTCTCAAAATGGATCATCACTGTCCATGGGTTAACAATTGCGTTGGTTTTAACAATTACAAGTTCTTCATGCTGTTTCTGGTATATGCTATGTTGTATTGCGTTTTCATCGGGAGTTCAACGTTGATGTACTGCATAAGGTTTTGGAAACAGCAGACGCAGAACAATAAGTGGCAAGTTTATATCCTATTCCTGTTATCTGTTATGTTTCTTATCAGCATAGCACCGTTATTTTTTTACCACTGTTTTCTTCTCCTAGACAACAGGACGACTCTAGAAGCATTTAGAGCGCCAGTGTTTCTGCATGGAATTGATAGGGACGGATTCAACTTGGGCAGAAGTAAAAATTTTAGGGAAGTCTTTGGAGAAAATTGGCTTTTATGGTTTCTTCCAGTGTCAAGCACTCCTGGTGATGGCGTTCACTTCCCATTACGCATTCGTAACTCAGGCAGAACGTACAATACTGTGGAGAGAGGTGACAGTCATTTTAAACGCAATCATGAATATGGTGAAGTAAAGTGA